AGCTGGCGGGCGATGCGCAGGCCCTCGTCGATGCGGTAGCTGCCGTCCAGGTAGGGGTCGTTGATCAGGCCCTTCCAGCCCACCGTGGTGCGGGGCTTCTCGAAGTACACCCGCATGACGATCTCCAGCTCGCCCTCGTGCTGCGCGCGCACGGCCTGCAGCTGGCGCGCGTACTCCAGCGCCGCGGCCGGGTTGTGGATGGAGCAGGGGCCGATCACCACCAGCAGGCGGTCGTCCTGGCCGTTCATGATGCGGTGGATGTTCTGGCGCGTGCGGGCGATGAGCGATTCCACCTGCGAGCCCTGGATGGGAAAGAAGCGGATCAGGTGGTCTGGAGGCGGAAGCACGGTGATGTCCTGGATGCGTTGATCGTCGGTCTGGCTGGTTTTTTCGACGTTCGGGTACCAGGCATCGCTGGTGGGGACTCGGGCGTTCATGGCGGCTTCCTCTCGGGTGTGGGTGGGATCGGTGGAAAAAGAAGAAAAAGGGCCAAAAAAAACCGCCGGGCTGCTGTCAGCTTCGGCGGTTTCTTGGGAGGGGTTCGTTTGTCAGTCGGGGTGCGCGCGTGCCTCTCTCATCCGCCTAGGATGGAGAACCAAAAGTAAAAGTAGGACGCGCTACGGCTGGGCATGCGGGCCAATGTAGCAGGTTTGCGGCGCTGCAGCACAGGGCGGCGTTGCCCTGGCGCTACAGGCCGCGGCCCGCCAGCCAGCGGCGCAGACGCGCCAGCAGGCGCTTGCCGCGCGGCTGCGGCGCGGTGGAATGCGCGGGCAGCGCGCCGGCGCCCTGGTGCACGTAGATGTCCATGACCAGCAGCGCCTCGCCCAGCGTGCGCCAGGCCAGGCGCTCGAAGTCGCCAAAGCGCTCGGTCTCGGCGACGGCGTCGCGTGCGGCCAGCGCCTGGCGCCAGCGCTCCAGGGCGCCCCGCAGCTCGCGCAGGGCGCGCTGGTAGGCGCCGAACTCATACAGCGCGTGCCAGGCCGAGCCCATGCCCGTCAGCAGCAGCTGGTGCTGGTGGGCGCTGCGCGCCAGCAGGGCCAGCTGGCGCTCGATGGCAGCGGGCTCATGGCGCGAGCGGCGCGCCTGCGTGGCCTGCTCGATCTGGCCCGACAGCGTGGCCAGGTGCTCGCGCAAGAGCCGCGTGTCTTCGTGTGCGGCGCCTTCGCTCAGAAACTGGCTGACGGCGGCAAAGCTGTGCAGCGAGCCTTGGCGCAGCCCGGCGAAGGCGCTGGAGGTCGGCGGCATGCGCGCTGCTCCCGCCCTGCGGCCCCGGCCCTCAGGCTGTGCCGCCCACGGTCAGGCCTTCGATGCGCAGGGTGGGCTGGCCCACGCCCACGGGCACGCTCTGACCTTCCTTGCCGCAGGTGCCCACGCCGCTGTCCAGCGCCAGGTCGTTGCCGATCATGGTCACCTTCTTCAGCGACTCGGGGCCGCTGCCGATCAGCGTGGCGCCCTTGACGGGGTAGAGGATCTTCCCGTTTTCGACCCAGAAGGCCTCGCTGGCGGAGAACACGAACTTGCCGCTGGTGATATCCACCTGCCCGCCGCCGAAATTGGTGGCGTACAGGCCGCGCTTGATGCTGGCGACGATTTCGCCCGGATCGCGGTCGCCGCCCAGCATGTAGGTGTTGGTCATGCGCGGCATGGGGATGTGCGCGTAGCTCTCGCGCCGGCCGTTGCCGGTGGCGGGCACACCCATCAGGCGCGCGTTCATGGCGTCCTGGATGTAGCCCTTGAGGATGCCGTCCTCGATCAGCACGTTCTTTTGCGTGGCCTGGCCCTCGTCGTCCACGTTCAGCGAGCCGCGCCGGTCTGCCATGGTGCCGTCGTCCAGCACGGTGACGCCCCTGGCGGCCACGCGCTCGCCGATGCGGCCGCTGAAGGCCGACGAGCCCTTGCGGTTGAAGTCGCCCTCCAGCCCGTGGCCCACGGCCTCGTGCAGCAGCACGCCGGGCCAGCCCGGGCCCAGCACCACGGTCATCTCGCCGGCGGGGGCCGGGCGCGCGTCCAGGTTGGTCAGTGCGGCGCTGACGGCTTCATCGGCGTACTGGCCGATCTGCTCGTCGGTGAAGTAGGCCAGGCCGAAGCGCCCGCCCCCGCCGGACGAGCCGACCTCGCGCCGGCCGTTCTGCTCGGCGATCACGGTGATCGACAGGCGCACCAGCGGGCGCACGTCGGCGGCCAGCAGGCCGTCGGCGCGGGCCACCAGCACCACGTCGTATTCGCTGGCCAGGCCGGCCATGACCTGGACCACGCGCGGGTCCTTGGCGCGGGCGCGCTGCTCGGCGCGCTCCAGCAGCTGCACCTTGGCCGTGCTGTCCATCGAGGCGATGGGGTCGATGTGGGGGTACAGCGAGCGGCTTGGCGCTACTCTTTTAGGAGCTACTCGCGCTTTGCCAGCCTTGCCCGCAGCCGAAATCGACCGAACCGTGGAGGCCGCGTCCATGAGCGAGGCCAGCGAGATGTCGTCCGAATAGGCGAACGCCGTCTTCTCGCCGCTCACGGCGCGCACGCCCACGCCCTGGTCGATGGAGAACGAGCCGGTCTTGACGATGCCCTCCTCCAGGCTCCAGCCCTCGTGGCGGGTGTACT
The DNA window shown above is from Pulveribacter suum and carries:
- the tldD gene encoding metalloprotease TldD, with the protein product MISREPTIERLATARDLLLTPFGLDESHLGRALAHIRAHQVDDADLYFQYTRHEGWSLEEGIVKTGSFSIDQGVGVRAVSGEKTAFAYSDDISLASLMDAASTVRSISAAGKAGKARVAPKRVAPSRSLYPHIDPIASMDSTAKVQLLERAEQRARAKDPRVVQVMAGLASEYDVVLVARADGLLAADVRPLVRLSITVIAEQNGRREVGSSGGGGRFGLAYFTDEQIGQYADEAVSAALTNLDARPAPAGEMTVVLGPGWPGVLLHEAVGHGLEGDFNRKGSSAFSGRIGERVAARGVTVLDDGTMADRRGSLNVDDEGQATQKNVLIEDGILKGYIQDAMNARLMGVPATGNGRRESYAHIPMPRMTNTYMLGGDRDPGEIVASIKRGLYATNFGGGQVDITSGKFVFSASEAFWVENGKILYPVKGATLIGSGPESLKKVTMIGNDLALDSGVGTCGKEGQSVPVGVGQPTLRIEGLTVGGTA